One region of Limnospira fusiformis SAG 85.79 genomic DNA includes:
- the psbV2 gene encoding photosystem II cytochrome PsbV2, producing the protein MFRNSFLRSLLLLFITNIVGWLIFSFPVQAQNVDPYVLRYLTDQPVEIQSDRQGGTQTFSVEDLSAGKVLFTDSCLNCHAGGVTIPYPTVSLSLEDLKGATPPRDTIKDLVAYMRHPVSYDGSDTNYWCREIPENWLDDAEIDNLAAFILQSAIKAPGWAKK; encoded by the coding sequence ATGTTTCGTAACAGTTTTTTGCGCTCTCTACTGCTCTTATTTATCACCAATATAGTAGGATGGCTGATTTTTAGTTTCCCGGTTCAAGCTCAAAATGTTGACCCCTATGTGTTAAGATATCTGACTGATCAACCTGTGGAAATACAGAGCGATCGCCAAGGTGGAACCCAGACCTTTTCGGTGGAGGATCTATCAGCGGGAAAAGTCTTGTTTACGGATAGTTGTTTGAACTGTCACGCTGGTGGTGTAACTATTCCCTATCCGACGGTTTCCCTGTCTCTGGAAGACCTGAAGGGAGCCACCCCTCCGAGGGATACCATCAAAGATTTAGTCGCTTATATGAGGCATCCCGTCAGCTATGATGGTAGTGATACTAACTACTGGTGTCGGGAAATTCCCGAAAATTGGCTTGACGATGCAGAAATTGATAACCTAGCCGCTTTTATCTTACAATCAGCCATAAAAGCACCCGGTTGGGCTAAAAAATGA
- a CDS encoding VHL beta domain-containing protein, with amino-acid sequence MKRIRTIPLFFAFSIVLVSFQTNSEENHEATQKQIVAVFNAEHFVQNSCADISTMQSFKGDATTIYFQNETGKNLRIYWINYSGDRVVYQDSLEPGKGRMQHTFLTHPWYIVTADEKEECITIVTALRPAVRDTVYFRWQFPQSRRLPGRGERLIRRLLKTFLPTRFIN; translated from the coding sequence ATGAAAAGAATCAGAACCATTCCATTGTTTTTTGCCTTTTCCATTGTTTTGGTTTCTTTCCAAACAAATAGTGAGGAGAATCATGAAGCTACCCAAAAGCAAATCGTTGCCGTATTCAATGCTGAACACTTTGTGCAAAACAGTTGCGCCGATATTTCAACTATGCAGTCTTTCAAAGGTGATGCTACCACCATTTATTTTCAAAATGAAACCGGTAAAAATCTGCGTATTTATTGGATAAACTATTCCGGTGACCGGGTTGTTTATCAGGACAGCCTCGAACCAGGAAAGGGTAGGATGCAACATACATTTTTGACCCATCCATGGTATATTGTTACGGCTGATGAAAAGGAAGAATGCATTACTATCGTCACAGCCCTGCGGCCAGCCGTTAGGGATACGGTTTATTTCAGATGGCAATTTCCTCAATCCAGAAGATTACCGGGGAGAGGCGAACGCTTGATTAGGAGGCTGCTCAAGACTTTTTTACCAACCCGCTTCATCAACTAG
- a CDS encoding DUF2752 domain-containing protein has protein sequence MRFQLSSQKLSTQALQWRYFSLSCVSSPLVGAYLLGHTSASFGWKCLILSATGIPCPSCGMTRAFVEIARGNLRESLSYHGLGIGIFVGFLLLTIHLCIEILTRRYLSSSLHDWLFKHKIGLLGWFMIVLFGYHGIRLAVFFTTGELTLNQAFI, from the coding sequence ATGCGATTCCAGTTATCTTCCCAAAAATTATCTACTCAAGCCTTACAATGGCGCTATTTTAGCTTGTCTTGTGTCTCTTCTCCCCTTGTCGGTGCTTATTTATTAGGACATACTTCTGCTAGTTTTGGGTGGAAATGCCTGATTTTATCAGCGACGGGTATTCCTTGTCCTAGCTGTGGGATGACTCGTGCTTTTGTAGAAATTGCTAGGGGAAACCTCAGAGAATCTCTCTCCTATCATGGATTGGGAATCGGCATTTTTGTGGGTTTTTTATTGCTCACTATTCATTTATGTATTGAAATTTTAACCCGTCGTTATTTGTCTAGTTCCTTGCATGATTGGTTATTCAAGCATAAGATCGGGTTGCTAGGATGGTTTATGATCGTCTTATTCGGTTATCATGGGATTCGCTTGGCTGTTTTCTTCACAACCGGGGAACTCACCCTAAACCAGGCTTTCATCTAA
- a CDS encoding J domain-containing protein: MNNQDLHKHLAVLELEPGASLEEIKASYKELVQIWHPDRFDSNSNLQQRAHLQLQRINESYEILKDYCEHNEYRTPEDSSQNARQKTESQRSTSNILKRVINILNEVPGMTPAHHRDFNRAIPRFKLGDGSVVKTWKNPVGVDHVFIADKSGNMIFGGFVGWIHSNALQEAIDEIHKDFT, translated from the coding sequence ATGAATAACCAAGATCTTCATAAACACTTAGCGGTTCTTGAGCTGGAGCCAGGCGCTTCCTTAGAAGAAATTAAAGCCTCTTATAAGGAACTTGTTCAGATTTGGCATCCAGATCGGTTTGATAGCAATTCCAATTTACAGCAACGTGCTCATCTACAGTTACAGCGGATTAATGAGTCATATGAAATTCTCAAAGATTATTGCGAACACAATGAGTATCGAACTCCTGAAGATAGTTCACAGAATGCTAGACAGAAAACTGAGAGTCAAAGATCAACATCCAATATCTTGAAGCGAGTTATAAACATTTTGAACGAAGTGCCAGGAATGACTCCAGCACACCATCGAGATTTCAATCGTGCCATACCAAGATTTAAACTTGGTGATGGTTCAGTGGTGAAAACCTGGAAAAATCCTGTAGGTGTCGATCATGTATTCATTGCAGACAAAAGTGGCAATATGATTTTTGGTGGTTTTGTCGGTTGGATTCATTCAAATGCTCTTCAGGAAGCCATTGACGAAATTCATAAAGACTTCACTTAA
- the cobA gene encoding uroporphyrinogen-III C-methyltransferase, which produces MTKFTGKVYLVGAGLGNVAYLTVKAYQLVKQAEVLVYDALVDQSIIPLISPHCLKVYVGKRGSQVTTPQSEINRLLVKYCQQGKLVVRLKGGDPFIFGRASTEIQALIAAKCEFEVVPGISSALAAPLLAGIPVTDTVMSRCFAVMTAHEPEALNWASLSELETLVILMAARNLPVIVHQLRQHGRSPETPIAIIKNGGRFNQKVIVGTLNDIVDKTSRESLSPSVIVVGNVVQLQTYLQPRQNHSRIMLSPLLNHTILVTRSSEQSNEFRSLLEQKGAEVLEMPTLIITPPSTWEPLDKAIAFYDTSKPFDWLLLTSANAVSFFCERLMASGKDTRILANTKIAVVGKKTAMVLRQWGLNPDFIPPDFIADSLVENFPESVSGKRLLFPRVETGGREILVKELTQAGAEVVEVPAYESACPDTIDPNIQLALENGTIDIATFTSSKTVKNFCKLLEGFAGDSWRDLLTGVAIASIGPQTSQTCQTLLGKVDIEAQEYTLEGLTQAIIDKT; this is translated from the coding sequence ATGACCAAATTCACGGGAAAAGTGTATTTAGTAGGGGCGGGATTAGGAAATGTAGCTTATTTGACTGTCAAAGCCTATCAGTTAGTGAAGCAGGCTGAAGTCCTAGTTTATGATGCCCTAGTTGACCAGTCAATTATACCCCTAATTTCGCCCCATTGTCTGAAAGTATATGTGGGAAAGCGGGGTAGCCAAGTCACTACCCCCCAAAGCGAAATTAATCGTTTATTAGTCAAATATTGTCAACAGGGAAAACTGGTGGTGCGACTCAAGGGCGGCGATCCATTTATCTTTGGTCGCGCTAGTACGGAAATTCAAGCCTTAATTGCTGCTAAGTGTGAATTTGAGGTGGTTCCAGGTATTTCCTCAGCATTGGCCGCCCCCCTACTGGCTGGTATTCCTGTCACCGATACAGTCATGAGTCGGTGTTTTGCAGTCATGACAGCCCATGAACCGGAAGCCCTAAATTGGGCGAGTTTATCGGAACTGGAAACTTTAGTTATTCTCATGGCGGCGCGAAATTTACCTGTGATTGTACACCAACTTAGACAACATGGGCGATCGCCTGAAACTCCCATAGCTATTATTAAAAATGGGGGTCGCTTTAATCAAAAGGTAATCGTTGGCACGTTAAATGATATTGTAGATAAAACATCACGAGAATCTTTATCTCCCAGTGTCATAGTTGTGGGGAATGTGGTGCAACTGCAAACCTATCTACAGCCTCGCCAAAACCACTCAAGAATTATGCTGAGTCCATTACTTAATCACACCATTTTAGTCACCCGTTCCTCGGAACAATCCAACGAGTTTCGCAGTTTGCTGGAACAAAAAGGGGCTGAAGTCCTAGAAATGCCTACCCTAATTATCACGCCTCCTTCTACTTGGGAACCCCTGGATAAAGCGATCGCATTTTATGATACATCAAAGCCTTTTGACTGGCTATTACTCACTTCTGCTAACGCTGTCTCATTCTTTTGTGAAAGACTCATGGCTAGTGGGAAAGATACCCGCATTTTAGCCAATACAAAAATTGCTGTCGTCGGCAAAAAAACCGCCATGGTATTGCGACAATGGGGACTAAATCCTGATTTTATCCCCCCGGATTTTATCGCTGATTCCCTAGTGGAAAACTTCCCCGAATCAGTCAGCGGAAAACGTCTATTATTCCCCAGAGTGGAAACCGGAGGGCGGGAGATATTAGTGAAAGAATTAACCCAAGCAGGGGCGGAAGTAGTAGAAGTTCCCGCCTATGAGTCTGCTTGTCCAGATACCATCGACCCTAATATTCAATTAGCTTTAGAAAATGGTACAATTGATATTGCCACCTTTACCAGTTCCAAGACTGTCAAAAATTTCTGTAAACTCCTAGAAGGCTTTGCGGGTGATTCCTGGCGAGATTTACTCACCGGAGTAGCGATCGCCTCTATAGGTCCCCAGACCTCCCAGACCTGCCAAACTCTCCTAGGAAAGGTCGATATTGAAGCCCAAGAATATACCCTAGAAGGACTCACTCAGGCTATCATAGATAAAACCTAG
- a CDS encoding PAS domain S-box protein gives MTKPVILCVDDEPMILDTLRRLLRRTLGGKYRFECAGSGSEGIKLAQELIEAGEELAVVISDYMMPGLRGDEVLKAIHHLSPNTMNIMLTGHADIDGVFNAIQYAKLYRYISKPWENEDLTLTITEAINSFQQQKQLTDQNFQLQEMNRALELLTQDQANLIESLGKTERKYRSIFENALEGIFQISPDGKFINANPTLAKIYGYESPKELMSSITDVQKQLYVQPNRWDELLETLHQRHEISKFESQVYNRDGEIIWISESARIVNDENGDILYYQGFVEDITERKRAEAELERFTSELFELNQSFFRFVPHQFLQYLGKDSIVDVQLGDNVQREMSVLFADIRDFTSLSEQMTPEDNFKFINAYLSHVEPAIAEYRGFVDKYIGDEIMALFSQSADDALRAGIRMLDLLAEYNKTRRRTDPTKPTYRPPIEIGIGINTGKLMLGTVGGKSRMDGTVIGDAVNLASRLEGLTKNYGVSLLISHYTFVRLNHINEYGIRLIDHVQVKGKLEMVSVFEVFDADPPDLRAGKQATKTMFERGLLHYYLGEISEAIALFESCLERNPQDKVAQIYLTRCKGDI, from the coding sequence ATGACCAAACCAGTTATTCTCTGTGTCGATGATGAACCTATGATTTTGGACACTCTGAGGCGACTGCTTCGGAGAACATTGGGTGGCAAATATCGGTTTGAATGTGCTGGGAGTGGCAGTGAAGGCATTAAATTAGCCCAAGAATTGATTGAAGCTGGGGAAGAATTGGCGGTAGTCATTTCTGATTATATGATGCCGGGTTTGCGGGGAGATGAGGTGTTAAAAGCCATTCATCATTTATCCCCCAATACTATGAATATTATGCTGACAGGTCATGCTGATATTGATGGGGTATTTAATGCTATTCAATATGCTAAACTTTATCGCTATATTTCTAAGCCTTGGGAAAATGAAGATTTGACTTTAACCATTACTGAAGCGATTAACAGTTTCCAGCAACAAAAACAACTCACTGACCAAAATTTTCAGCTTCAGGAAATGAACCGCGCCTTAGAATTACTCACCCAAGACCAAGCCAATTTGATTGAGTCTTTGGGTAAGACTGAACGCAAATATCGCAGTATCTTTGAAAATGCTCTGGAAGGGATTTTTCAAATTTCCCCTGATGGAAAGTTTATTAATGCTAATCCCACTTTGGCTAAGATTTATGGCTATGAGTCCCCCAAGGAACTCATGTCCTCTATAACTGATGTCCAAAAACAGTTATATGTTCAACCAAATCGTTGGGATGAATTATTAGAAACTTTGCATCAGCGCCACGAAATCTCTAAGTTTGAATCTCAGGTTTATAATCGTGATGGTGAGATTATTTGGATTTCTGAAAGTGCCAGAATTGTTAATGATGAAAATGGTGATATTCTCTATTATCAAGGGTTTGTTGAAGATATCACGGAACGCAAACGCGCTGAAGCAGAATTAGAACGTTTTACCTCGGAATTATTTGAACTCAACCAGTCCTTTTTCCGCTTTGTTCCTCACCAATTTCTACAATATCTCGGTAAAGATAGTATTGTTGATGTTCAACTGGGGGATAATGTTCAACGGGAAATGTCGGTTTTATTTGCTGATATTCGCGATTTTACTAGCCTCTCGGAACAAATGACCCCAGAGGATAATTTTAAGTTTATTAATGCTTATTTATCCCATGTAGAACCGGCGATCGCTGAATATCGAGGCTTTGTTGATAAGTACATTGGTGATGAAATTATGGCCCTCTTTAGCCAGAGCGCCGATGATGCTCTGCGAGCCGGAATTAGAATGCTTGACTTACTCGCAGAATACAACAAAACTCGACGGCGTACCGACCCCACCAAACCTACCTATCGTCCTCCTATTGAAATTGGTATTGGTATTAATACCGGAAAATTGATGTTGGGAACTGTGGGGGGAAAATCTCGCATGGATGGTACTGTAATTGGTGATGCGGTTAATCTGGCTTCCCGTTTGGAAGGATTAACTAAAAATTATGGGGTGTCTCTGTTAATCTCTCACTATACCTTTGTCCGACTTAACCATATTAATGAATATGGTATCCGCCTTATTGATCATGTTCAGGTTAAGGGTAAATTAGAAATGGTTTCTGTGTTTGAGGTCTTTGATGCTGACCCCCCCGACTTGCGCGCCGGAAAACAAGCCACAAAAACTATGTTTGAGCGAGGATTATTACACTATTATTTAGGCGAGATTTCTGAGGCGATCGCACTTTTTGAATCCTGTTTAGAACGGAACCCCCAAGATAAGGTCGCTCAGATTTATTTAACCCGCTGTAAGGGTGATATTTAG
- a CDS encoding TM2 domain-containing protein: MSEPTLQEANSKKVAAGVLGILLGGLGIHKFVLGYNTEGLIMLLSTLFTCGVAAVVVGVIGLIEGIIYLTKSDEEFLQTYMLNKKGWF, encoded by the coding sequence ATGTCAGAACCTACATTACAGGAAGCCAATAGTAAGAAAGTTGCTGCTGGAGTTTTGGGAATTCTTTTGGGTGGATTGGGGATTCACAAGTTCGTTTTAGGGTATAATACAGAGGGGTTAATTATGCTGTTGTCAACCCTGTTTACTTGTGGAGTAGCAGCAGTAGTTGTAGGGGTAATTGGTTTGATAGAAGGAATTATTTATTTGACTAAAAGTGATGAAGAGTTTTTGCAGACTTATATGCTCAATAAAAAAGGATGGTTTTAA
- a CDS encoding S1 family peptidase, with product MFNLGLSRFDSLTTILTGMATTAALVITCQVALAAKSAQQVAEIAAPITVQINSALGDGSGVIIARQDNIYTVLTVNHVVQATDVAYSIRTHDGQSHPVTSVTRLQTTKDEPDLAVVRFESTQEYPIATLADSEQVVIGVQIYVYAYPATGGLTGAAREPELSPGLVTSRPKNRPEGYNLRYQAVTWSGMSGGPVFDSQGRVVGLHGQGEFGFAQTRSGDVTPIKTGFNAAVPINLFLEQLSQAQLSPNDLQIDSDTLEASPVSLDTPQNAETYYFRGLSWLDRGYAWEAIADFNRALELNPNSPETYFNLGLARTLLVLNEPTRGPNPVLDYTRAIELNPGFADAYYNRALSHIRRQEFEEALADFRQAAELYQQLGRSDSHQDALQRIRELEEMAQ from the coding sequence ATGTTCAACTTGGGTCTTTCTCGCTTTGATTCCCTGACAACCATTTTAACCGGAATGGCAACAACTGCCGCCCTGGTCATAACTTGTCAAGTCGCCCTAGCTGCTAAAAGCGCCCAGCAAGTCGCAGAAATCGCCGCACCCATTACAGTTCAAATTAATAGCGCCCTCGGAGACGGTTCTGGGGTCATTATTGCTAGACAAGATAATATCTATACAGTCCTGACCGTTAATCATGTAGTACAAGCAACTGATGTCGCCTACAGTATCCGCACCCATGATGGTCAAAGTCACCCGGTCACCAGTGTTACTAGGCTACAGACTACTAAGGATGAACCCGATTTAGCAGTAGTAAGATTTGAAAGTACCCAAGAATACCCGATCGCCACTTTAGCCGATTCCGAACAGGTAGTGATTGGGGTTCAGATTTATGTCTATGCTTATCCCGCTACTGGGGGGTTAACCGGCGCGGCACGGGAACCAGAACTCTCCCCTGGATTGGTCACCAGTCGCCCCAAAAATCGCCCAGAAGGCTATAATTTGCGGTATCAGGCTGTTACTTGGAGTGGTATGAGTGGGGGTCCAGTATTTGATTCTCAAGGCCGTGTGGTGGGTTTACACGGTCAAGGTGAGTTTGGATTTGCTCAAACTCGTTCTGGAGATGTTACCCCCATTAAAACAGGGTTTAATGCTGCCGTTCCCATTAATTTGTTTCTGGAACAGCTATCACAAGCTCAGTTAAGTCCTAATGATTTACAAATCGATTCGGACACGCTAGAAGCCTCTCCTGTGTCGTTGGATACTCCCCAAAATGCGGAAACCTACTACTTTCGCGGATTGAGTTGGTTGGATCGCGGTTATGCGTGGGAGGCGATCGCTGATTTTAACCGAGCCTTAGAATTGAATCCTAATTCCCCAGAAACCTATTTTAATTTGGGATTAGCGCGGACACTATTGGTGCTGAATGAACCAACCCGTGGCCCCAATCCCGTTCTTGATTATACTAGGGCGATCGAGCTTAATCCCGGTTTTGCTGATGCCTATTATAATCGTGCCCTCAGTCATATCCGTCGTCAAGAATTTGAGGAAGCCTTAGCTGACTTTCGCCAAGCCGCAGAACTTTATCAACAACTGGGACGTTCAGATTCTCATCAGGATGCCTTACAGCGTATCCGCGAACTTGAGGAAATGGCACAATAA